Genomic segment of Ignavibacteriales bacterium:
AGGGAACCGGCGAATATGATTTGGGGAGTGAAAGCTGTCGGCATTGCACTCATGCGATTGCTATGGTAAGAACTGTTTGCTGAAAGCTATTCATTGCTGAGTTTGAAAATAATTGAATCATAAAAGATATTTGTCATCTCTGTCAGGAGCTGGACGTTTGTAAATAGAAAACATCTAAATATATGAACACCATAGGTGTTCAACTCCACTGGAGTTGTATATTTCTTTTTTAAATCTAGTATTACAAACGTTAAACGCTTTCGGCGTTTAGCAACTAGAGGGATTATAGATTTCAGATATCTCCCTGATTTATTTTTAAAGATTGGAGGAATTGTATTCCTCAAGAGAGAAGAATCACGCTACATAATTACGTTACAGGATAGGAAATGAATTTCAGATATCGCTTTGGCGCGGTTGAATACGATCTTGCATCGCGAACGCATGTGATGGGAATCTTAAATGTGACACCGGATTCGTTTTCAGATGGCGGGCGTTATCTGGATGTCGAACAGGCAATTGCACATGGAAAGAAGCTAGCGGAAGACGGTGCGGATTTTATTGATGTCGGCGGAGAATCAACAAGACCAGGTTCAGAATCGGTTTCGATAGAAGAAGAAATACGGAGAGTCATTCCAGTTATCGAATCGCTGGCAAAAAAAGTAGACGTTCCTATTTCTATCGATACCTGCAAGTCAGATGTGGCGGAAGCTGCATTGCAAGCTGGAGCAGTCATTATCAATGATATTAGTGCGATGACATTTGACGGGAAGATGGCATCGATCGTAGCGAAACATAAAGCGAGCGTTGTAGTAATGCATATTCAAGGTACACCCAAAACGATGCAGCTGAATCCGAGTTATAAGAATGTAACCGAAGAGGTAAAACAGTTCCTGCAGGAGCGTGTTGATGCGGCAGTGAAAGCCGGTATCAAACAAATTATTGTTGATCCAGGGATAGGGTTTGGAAAAAAGTATGAACACAACATTCAGCTGCTCAAGGAATTAAAATCTTTAACGTCTCTTGGATATCCGTTGTTAGTGGGAGTATCAAAAAAATCATTTCTTGGCGCGATTTTGAATTTACCGCCGAGCGAGCGAATGGAAGGGACTGCCGCTGCAGTCACAGCATCTATTTTGAACGGCACCAACATCATCCGCGTGCACGATGTAAAAGAAATGAAACGTGTGGCAATGGTCAGCGATGCATTGAAATCTGCCGGTCTGCCGGAAATACCTTGAGATGGGATTCATAACCAAAACAATCGCGATTCTTATTCCAGCGTTCAATGCAGAGTGGTCACTGGCAGAACTCGTACGTCGGGTGCGTACTGCGATTGGCGAGGTGCAGATCGTTGTTGTCGATGACGGCTCGACGGACCAAACGCATGAAGGTGCAGCTTCCGTTGGAGCAGTTGTTCTTCGGCATGAAAAGAATCGAGGCAAAGGCGCTGCACTTCAGACCGGCTTTGATTACTTCAACAAACAAACCGGCATTGAATTTATTATAACGATGGACGCCGACTTACAGCATCAGCCGGAGGAGGTTCCAAAATTTCTTCTTGTTCAACAAAAAACGAACGCAGATATTGTCATCGGCTGGCGTGAAAAAATCGGAACTCGAATGCCGATACACCGAAAAATTTCTAACACAATTACATCAGCGCTGGTAGGATTGCGAACTGGAGTGAAAATTAAAGATAGTCAATGCGGTTTTCGACTGATGCGCCGATCCGTTATCGACTGCATTAAACTCGAAACGACCGGCTATGAAGCAGAGACAGAATTTCTGATTAAAGCGGCGCGGCGCGGCTTTAAATTAGAATTCGTTCCTGTGCAGACGATCTATGGCGTTGAAAAAAGTTATATGACACACTGGACAACAACAGTGAATTTTATCAAGGTTATTCTCCGGAATTATGAATGAATCGATTTGAAAAAGAGCGAGCTGAAATGATTGAGCTGCTGCGTCAGCGCGGTATCAAGAATGAACAACTCTTGAAAGCGATGCGGAATGTAGAGCGTGAACAATTTGTTCTGCCGGCGTTTATGAATCGTGCGTATGACGATAGTGCCCTGCCGATTGCACACGGACAAACAATTTCTCAGCCATACACAGTAGCATTTCAAACAGAGAGATTACAAGTCGGAAAGGATTCAAAAGTGCTGGAGATTGGGACCGGTTCAGGTTATCAAGCAGCCGTTCTTGCTGAAATGGGATGCCGCGTGTTTACCATCGAGCGGCATGTGGAATTGCAATTAGAAGCACGCAAGCTGTTAGAAAAATTAGGGTACCACGTAGCGGCACGCTGCGGAGACGGAACAGTAGGATGGAATGAATATGCGCCGTACGATGGGATAGTTGTCACAGCGGCAGCTCCGGAAGTGCCTCAGCCGTTACTTGACCAGCTTGCCGACGGCGGGCGGCTTGTGATTCCGGTTGGAGACTTAGAAACCCAATCAATTCGAGTAATAACTCGTTCGGGTGATCAGTTTGAATCGGTGGAGTCGCTTGGGTTTAAATTTGTTCCCCTTATCGGGAAAAAAGGTTGGAAAGAGAAGTAGTGGTCGAGCACAGAAGGTGTACCCTTGCGAAGGTTCTAAAACCTTCGCAAGGGTAATACAGATATGAAATACGAATCTGAAAAATATTACCATATCTACAACCGGGGAGCTAACAAAGAGGAAATATTCTTTTTTCATGAAAATTATCGTTATTGCCTTCGACTATTAGAAAAGTACGCAACAAAGTACAAAGTCGTGGTTCTTGCTTACTGCCTTATGCCAAATCATTACCATTTTATGCTTCGGCAATCATTAAAGGGTTCGGTACAGCGTTGTATCCAGACTCTCTTTAATTCATACACACAAGCACTAAACAAAGAGCAGCACAGATCAGGAACGCTTTTTGAGGGCAGGGCAAAAACCCGCGAAGTCGATAGCGATCTGTATGCCGTTCAACTCTGCGCATACATCCATCTTAATCCAGTAGCAGCACAATTAGTGAGTAAACCTAATGATTGGGAGTTTTCTGATTACAATATCTGGATTTCGACTGACGAACCCAACAAACCTTGTGAAGGTTCGAATGACCTTCGCAAGGGTAAAATATTTACGGATTTATCACTAAGAAATTTATATTTTGACGATGGTGAGACATACAAAAGGTTTGTGGAAGAACAACATCGGATAAAAACTGATGAAAAATTTGAATGCTTCCTTTTGGATTGAGCCTTAAACCTTGCGAAGGCTGTTGGTGCTAGTGATGGAAAGGCTACAACATGGTCTGATACATCATATTTTAGTATAGACAAGTCAACAGTTGTAGAAGATAAAGTAAATAATAAGCCAGAGGGTTTCTGTCTTGAATAGAATTTTCCTAATCCATTTAATCCATCAACAATAATAGTGTACAACCTTGCGAAGGTTCCAAATCCTTCGCAAGGCTACAAGGTTACCTGTCGGCATATCTATCGCTACCTTGATATTGGCACAGCTAAGCCGATATCGTTTTGCTCGTCGTCGTGTTTACTCACTTACCGAATCTGCTGGAGTTCATTGTAATATTTCTGAAGTACGTAAAATGCTTTCTTTTTCTCGCCCTTTTCAGAAAGCAAACCCTTCCTGTTCCGAAAATCCTGGATTCCTGTTAATTGTCTGCGCGGCGAACGAAAATCCATGAGAATCCATGGACTCGTCCCGCTCAAGAATGGAATCTTCCGTAGCATGACAAGCTGATGTATGTACAACGACTCCTGAAATTCTTCAC
This window contains:
- the folP gene encoding dihydropteroate synthase; the encoded protein is MNFRYRFGAVEYDLASRTHVMGILNVTPDSFSDGGRYLDVEQAIAHGKKLAEDGADFIDVGGESTRPGSESVSIEEEIRRVIPVIESLAKKVDVPISIDTCKSDVAEAALQAGAVIINDISAMTFDGKMASIVAKHKASVVVMHIQGTPKTMQLNPSYKNVTEEVKQFLQERVDAAVKAGIKQIIVDPGIGFGKKYEHNIQLLKELKSLTSLGYPLLVGVSKKSFLGAILNLPPSERMEGTAAAVTASILNGTNIIRVHDVKEMKRVAMVSDALKSAGLPEIP
- a CDS encoding glycosyltransferase family 2 protein, producing MGFITKTIAILIPAFNAEWSLAELVRRVRTAIGEVQIVVVDDGSTDQTHEGAASVGAVVLRHEKNRGKGAALQTGFDYFNKQTGIEFIITMDADLQHQPEEVPKFLLVQQKTNADIVIGWREKIGTRMPIHRKISNTITSALVGLRTGVKIKDSQCGFRLMRRSVIDCIKLETTGYEAETEFLIKAARRGFKLEFVPVQTIYGVEKSYMTHWTTTVNFIKVILRNYE
- a CDS encoding protein-L-isoaspartate(D-aspartate) O-methyltransferase — protein: MNRFEKERAEMIELLRQRGIKNEQLLKAMRNVEREQFVLPAFMNRAYDDSALPIAHGQTISQPYTVAFQTERLQVGKDSKVLEIGTGSGYQAAVLAEMGCRVFTIERHVELQLEARKLLEKLGYHVAARCGDGTVGWNEYAPYDGIVVTAAAPEVPQPLLDQLADGGRLVIPVGDLETQSIRVITRSGDQFESVESLGFKFVPLIGKKGWKEK
- a CDS encoding transposase, which translates into the protein MKYESEKYYHIYNRGANKEEIFFFHENYRYCLRLLEKYATKYKVVVLAYCLMPNHYHFMLRQSLKGSVQRCIQTLFNSYTQALNKEQHRSGTLFEGRAKTREVDSDLYAVQLCAYIHLNPVAAQLVSKPNDWEFSDYNIWISTDEPNKPCEGSNDLRKGKIFTDLSLRNLYFDDGETYKRFVEEQHRIKTDEKFECFLLD